The Marinomonas profundi DNA segment TGTTTCTCTTTTACTAGAATTCTTTCGTTGTACGCATAAGCACTAAGATACACGTCATTGTGCTTTACAATAACTAAATTCCCATAGCCAATCAAACCACTTCCGGCATAAACAACCACGCCATCTGCCGCCGCTTTCACCATGGCCCCTTGTTCTGCTTTGATGTCTATACCTTTACTACTAACGCCAGCATTTGAAAAGCCCCTAGTGACTTTCCCATCAATTGGCCATGACCAATTACCTGATATTTTTTCGTCTTTAACATCGTTTTTGGATACCTCTCTGGGCGTCGTTGCTGCTGCTTTAGGCGCAGTAGCGGCAACAACAGGCGGCAACACAGTAGGTGTAACTTGTCTAGTTTGGACAATAGGTTGGGGAGTTGGTTCCGACTTATTCGCGGTGTTTGACGCCGTTTTAGACGTGCCACTAAAACGAATTTTTTGTTTAGGATAAATAGTGTATGGCGCATCAATGCGATTGGCTCTAGCCAACTCTTTGTAATCCAACCCATACCGAAAAGCGATAGAAAACAAGGTCTCACCACTTTGAACTCGGTGGTAACCAGATGAGGGAATAGAGGAAACAACGGCATTATTTGAAGCGTATGTTCGATCATTTTTCGTAGAATAATGCAGCACTTCATAAGAACACCCAGTCAACACGGCGCACAAAAAAACGACTCTGCTCAGCCGCAACATAGCGGCTAAAAAATCATCACACTTAACAACATTATTACAGATAATACGCTACCCCATCATCAACTCACCAGCATTGAATTGCTATTTGTCTGATTTTCGTAAAAATATGTAAGAAACAAGAATGACACTCAAAAAACCCATCACAATAAACACAACGGGGAGTAAAAAATCCTCCATCCAATAAAAATCTGGCAGCGCCCAGGGGAGCACAGGAGCCTCTTCCAACGGTATCTTCTTATCCCCTACCAAACTCCAAGTTTGCGTTACTTTCCAAGGCCACACCTTCACTAACGCACCCAACATAACCCCGGTAAGAATGGATAGCGTCATTGATCGCGCATGGTGCAGTAAATAATTAAGCACTTTCGAAAAACTCAACAGGCCGATCAAAGCCCCTGCTGCAAAAATCAAAATAACCACAAAATCCAGCGTTTTAACGGCGGATAAAATAAACCCATACATGCCCATCATGAGCAATAAAAAACTACCAGAAATACCTGGCAAGATCATCGCGCAGATAGCAATCATACCAGAGAAAAATACCGCCACTAGCGAGGTATTCAATTGGGTAGGTACAAGTAATGACAAGCTCGCTCCAATAGCGATACCCACTATCAGGCCAATAAAGTGACGCCAAGAAAAGCAGACTATTTGATGAAGTAAAAAATACGCCGACGCCAATATAAGGCCAAAGAAAAATCCCCACAAATAGCTAGGGTATACCGCCAGTAGATGAGTGATGACCCCCGCCAACAAAAAAATACTGGTGACAATACCAGCGCCCAAAGCAAGCAAAAATGTCCCATCGAAATGCCGCCATAAGGCCTTAAAGTCACCTTTAAACAACATACCAATACTGGCTGTATTGACACCGCTTAAAGCATTAATTAGCCGATCATACACACCCAGAATAAAGGCAATAGTGCCTCCAGACACGCCAGGAACAACATCCGCCGCCCCCATTAATACACCACTCAAATACACTTTCAGCCATTTAGGCATGTTCCATTCCTTCTAATAGGGGTACAAAAAATGCAGCTTCCGTCCCCAAACGTTTCCAACGATCGCCTTCTTTACGCCAACAGCCTATCTGTGGGCTTGGGTGATCAATTGGCATAATTAAAATACCTTGCGGTTTCAAACAGCGAGTCAGAGCCAACGGAATTTTGCTGGCCATCGCGGTAATAATAACGGCATCCATTTCTACTTTGTGAGGCCACCCAGTTTGCCCATCAGCAAACAAATACTCCACATTTTTCACCCCCATCGACGATAAGCGTTGCTTAGCTTGCAAATGAAGCCATTGCTGACGCTCAACGGTATGAACTTTATTAAAAAAATGTGACAAAATTCGAGTTTGATAGCCAGACCCCGTACCCACTTCCAATACTCGACCAAGACGAGCATACAACAATAACCACTGCGTCATTCGCGCGACGGTCAACGGCTGGCTAATGGTTTGATTACGACCAATTGGCAATGGTGTCGCAGAATAGGCCAAATGAGAAAAAGCAGGCTCCACAAACTTATGACGTGGCAGATTACCCATTAAAGCCAACAGCTCTTCATGGGCAATACCTTCGGCCCTAAGGTGCTGAATCATCTTAGTTGCTCTAGGTTCAGTATTGCTCACCAGCCAATTAAGGTCGTCTAAACTCATAACGTGACGGTATCAGTCCATTGTTGCAACGAAGATGTTGCCTCATAGCAGGTCATATCGGTATGAATAGGCGTAATCGATACGTAACCGTTTGCAATCGCGCAAAAATCCGTCCCTTCAGCGACATCATGAGGCTCAGACAAGGCGCCAATCCAAAAGCTTGGCAGACCTCTAGGGTGCTGAGCAGAGATAGGCGCTTGGGCCTTATGTCGATACCCTAGACGTGTCACTTGTATCCCTTTTAATGCTTCATAAGGAAGATCAGGGACATTAATATTCAACAAAATACCACTGGGCAAAGTCAATGTGTGAGAGTCCGTCAAAAGCTGCATAACAACCTTTGCCGCGGTATCAAAATGCTGATGCCCAACCAAGGACACCGCCAACGCAGGACGTCCCAAATGCCGGGCTTCCATCGCCGCGGCCACGGTACCAGAATAAATAACATCATCACCCAAGTTCGCCCCATGATTAATACCAGACACAACGATATCTACCTCACCATCAATCATCCCCGACAACGCAAGGTTAACGCAATCCGTAGGCGTTCCGTCCACACGATATTGATGCTTTTCAACCTCAATAGGCTGCACAGGCCGGGTAAGCGTTAACGAGTTACTTGCCCCACTGCGATTACGGTCTGGTGCCACGACTAAAACCTCGTACTCTTGGCGTAAATGTCGTGCTAGCGTTTGTATACCAACCGCGTCTAGGCCATCATCATTGGCGATCAATATTCTCATGATATTTCTCTGCTGACTTATCTGTAAAATCGATCATTTCACGCAAAATACTGGTCGCAAAACACCCTTTAGGTAAGGAAAACTCCACAATTAATTGCGCATTGCCTTCATGCTCCCTTAGCAATTCCCACGCCATATTCATTGGCACAAGGCGTGCTAAGCGGCTGTCTCGAGAAAGGTCGAAGGCGATTAAAGCCTCGACGATAGCGCCATCGTCAGCCAAAGACGTTTTTATCGCTAACTCACGCTGCGCACCAGTACCCGCTTCCCAGCCTTCACTGATCAGAGGTAAAACGGGGCTTATATGGCCACGCATCACACTTAAATGCATCAAGGCGCCCACCTCTTTTACTCGAAACTGCTCGTCTTTATGCTGGAACTGAGCAATATCGCCATCGCATAAGCGCATCCACATACCATTTTCAACTTGATCACTTAGTGCCTGATTAAAACACCAAGAGCGAATAGCCGATAACCAAAAAGACTCTGTCTTTGACAATTTGCGCCGGCTTTGCCGCCCTTTTAAGACAAAATCTTTGCCGTTGTGCAAATTATTACCGTTTATACCAAAACGCTGCGGCCCATAATAATTTGGTACACCGCTTTGCTTTATCAAATTTAAGCGACCTTCTAGCTCGTCCAGATCACCATTAATGCCACGCAATCTAATAACAAAACGATTCGCTAAATGCGCCCCCGTTCGAAGCTTTTTTGAATGCCGCAATTGCGCAATCACGCGCACACATTCAGGCTCTCTAAACGCGTCCTGAATGGTCGATAGATCTGGCTCTTGGTTCAAAACATGCAAACAAAACCACTGACGCGTGCAAGCATGACGGTCTTTTACGCCGCTGTAAGTAACCTTTGTGGGGGCAATACCTGCAATTTGCGCTAAGCGCTTAGCAAGGAAGTCGGTATTCACGCCTTGTTTTTCAATAAACACAAAGCAAAATTCACCTTTATCATCAGGCTCAAAACCTAACTGTTCTTCGACATAAAAGTCTTGTACATGGGTTTTCAAATCCCCAGTAACGGTCGGCTTAGACCAAGCGTATCGCCATTCGGTATTCATACACTGCCTTGATTAAAATAAACTCAATTAAAGTCAACTTGATTAAAATGGACTTACTTAAAAATAAGCGCCACCGCTTCTACCGCGATGCCCTCTTTACGACCGATAAAGCCGAGCTTTTCCGTCGTCGTGGCCTTTACATTCACAACATTGATATCTACGGCTAAGTCTTCGGCAATATTGGCGCGCATAGCATCGATGTACGGGCGCATTTTGGGCGCTTCAGCCATAATAGTGACATCAACATTGCCCACATAAAAACCCAAAGCCTGTATTTCCTGATAAGCACGCTTTAATAAAATACGACTATCGGCGTCAGCAAACGCGGCATCTGTATCAGGAAAATGCTTGCCGATATCCCCCAATGCCGCCGCGCCTAGCAAGGCGTCCGTTAAGGCATGCAACACCACATCGCCATCAGAATGAGCCATCAATCCCTGCGTATAAGGAATAAAAACACCGCCCAATACAATGTGATCACCCTCACCAAATTTATGAACATCAAAACCATGACCAACACGAAACGGCATCATGATAATTACTCCTGTGCTATGAATGGTACTTACTGTTTAGATTTGAAAGACGGGGGTTTGCTGGACTTGTTTTTGCTTTTGCTTTTGCTAGGCTTTTTTTAATTAGGTTTTTCTTTGCTAGATAGGTAAAAAGCGCTTCTGCGATCAACACATCTTCGGGCAAGGTGATTTTGATATTGCTGTTTTCTCCGACAACCAGGTCAGGGTGCCACCCCATGAACTCCATCGCGGAACATTCATCTGTGACAGCAATGCCTTGCGCTTGCGCTTTCTCTAATGCGTCCAACAAGGCTCGAGCAGGAAACCTCTGTGGCGTCTGCGCCAACCAGATAATATTTCGATCTAACGTTGTTTCAACAATCGCAGAACCACACTGCTGACGCTTGACCGTGTCTTTAGACGGCACAGCCAACAGCGCGCCCTGTTCTGAGTGATGATGAATGATTCGCTCCAACGCCGCATGAGTTAACAACGGCCTCGCCGCGTCATGCACCAAAACATCTTGCTGTTTTATTCCAGTAAGATTGAATAAGTAGCGCAACCCCTCTTGCACCGTGTCACTTCGCTCCTTACCGCCAACAAAACAATGCACTGAGTCATGGTCACACCATTTGGAATCCGACCAATAAGCGTCTTCTGCACTAATGCCAACAAGCACACCCGCCACCAAAGGGTGCGAAATAAAAATATCAATCGTGCGATCAAGTATGGTGTGACCCGCTAAAGACAAATATTGTTTTGGACAGCTGGCTTGCATACGCTGCCCCACTCCAGCGGCGGGAATAATAACCCACAAAGGCAACGTCATTTTTTGTTCACCATGCGATAAAAAACCTCACCGTCTTTAATGTACTGTAATTCACTACGGACACGTTCTTCCACCGCCTCTTCCCCTAAGCGAAGATTTTCCACTTGGGCTCTGAGCGCTTGATTACGCTGTTTAAGGCGCTGATTAATACGTTCCTGATAGGCAACTTGTTTTGCAAGCTCTTCTTGACGTTTAACGCCCTGCTCACCAAAGTACAAATGATAAGATTGGTATCCAATGGCACAGATAAAAAAAGCCAGTAACAAACGCGCCATAACATCCTCAAAGCCTAAAAAACATTCCCTTCACCATAAAATTAAAGCCAAAGGAATTGAAGTAAAAATATAAAAAAAGGGAGAACTTGGTTCTCCCTTTTAAGGTCAAGGCACTTTTTAGATCAAAGCACTTTTTAGATCAAAGCAATATTACGCCTGACCTTTGATCTCAGAGCGACCTTTATAAGGGGCTTTACCACCTAATTGCTCTTCGATGCGTAGCAATTGGTTGTATTTAGCAACACGGTCAGAACGGCACAAAGAGCCAGTTTTAATTTGACCCGCCGCCGTACCAACAGCAAGATCTGCAATCGTCGCGTCTTCTGTTTCACCAGAACGGTGAGAGATAACAACCGTGAAACCAGCGTCTTTCGCCATTTTGATTGCGGCTAACGTTTCAGTTAGCGAACCAATTTGGTTAAACTTAATCAAGATTGAGTTGGCAATACCGTTGTCGATACCCCGTTTCAAAATTTTAGTGTTGGTAACGAATAGATCATCGCCTACTAATTGGATTTTATCACCCATTAGTTTAGTTTGGTGTGCGAAACCATCCCAATCGGACTCATCAAGACCATCTTCGATAGAAACAATAGGGTATTGCTTAGTAAGGTCTTGTAAGAAAAGGTTAAATTCTTCTGAAGTGAATTTTTTCCCTTCCCCTTTAAGATCGTAGATATTGGCTTCTTTGTCGTAAAACTCAGACGCAGCACAATCCATCGCCAAGGTAATGTCTTTACCAAGCTCGTAACCCGCTGCCGCAACCGCTTCTTTGATCACAGCCAACGCTTCCGCATTAGAAGACAAATCAGGCGCGAAACCACCTTCATCACCCACTGCGGTACTCAAGCCACGGTCGCTCAATACTTTTTTCAGTGCATGGAAAATTTCAGCACCGTAACGCAACGCTTCACGGAAGTTTGGCGCACCAACAGGCTGAATCATGAACTCTTGGATATCAACATTATTGTCAGCATGTTCGCCACCATTAATGATGTTCATCATCGGCACCGGCATGGAGTAAACGCCTGGCGTACCATTGATGTCTGCAATGTGAGCATATAATGGGACTTTCTTAGAAATCGCTGCCGCTTTCGCCGCCGCCAAAGACACCGCCAAAATAGCGTTAGCACCAAAGGTAGATTTGTTTTCTGTGCCATCAAGATCAATCATAATTTGATCTAATGCAGCTTGAGCAAGAGCATCTTTGCCAATTAGGGCTTCACGAATTGGACCGTTTACCGCCGCAACCGCTTTTAACACCCCTTTGCCTAGATAACGACTTTTGTCGCCATCACGCAATTCTAACGCTTCACGAGAACCGGTAGAGGCACCAGACGGTGCACACGCTGAACCTACGGAACCATCGGCTAAAATAACATCCGCTTCGACGGTAGGGTTACCACGAGAATCTAAAACTTCTCTGGCTTTAATATCAACGATTTGACTCATAACAAACCTCTTAAAATAGATGAAAAATCACAAACTGCCTGTTTGCATGACTGAGTCCTTTGCACGATGTTACGAGCGAAGCCAAGACGAGGCAAAAATAGGCGAAAAATGCAGAGTTTATACATTATAAATGAGCATTTTGAGTCTATTTTTAACAAAGTATTGGCAAGCACAGTAGTCGTGCAGTGGGCTCTATTTATTTTTCTTTTCCTGCATACTTCAGCGCCGCATGTACAAAGGCACTGAACAAGCCATGTCCATATCTAGGAGTAGACGTAAACTCTGGGTGGAATTGACAAGCAACAAACCATGGATGATCCGCAATTTCTATCATCTCAACCAAGGAATTGTCTTCTGAATGACCTGAGATCGTCAGGCCTGCCTTTTCCAACGCAGCCACATAAAAGTTGTTTACTTCATAACGATGACGATGGCGTTCTTTAATCACTGCTTTGCCATAAGCTTCAAAGGCTTTAGTGCCTTCCGTAAGATTACAGTTCTGCGCGCCAAGACGCATCGTACCGCCTAGATCGGATTCCTCTGACCGGATTTCTTTGGAACCCTCTGCATTCGTCCATTCTGTAATCAGACCAACGACTGGGTTCTCTGCTTTTAAGTTGAACTCGGTGCTGTGAGCACCCGCCAAGTTTGCCACATTACGAGCAAATTCGATAACCGCCACCTGCATCCCCAAACAAATGCCCAGATAAGGCACTTTGTTTTCACGAGCATACTGAGCCGTTAATATCTTACCTTCCACGCCACGCTCACCAAAACCACCGGGAACCAGAATAGCGTCCATTCCTTTCAAACACTCTGTGCCTTTTTCTTCAATGCTTTCAGAGTCAATATAATGCAACTTAACCTTGGTACGAGCATGAATACCCGCATGGTCCATCGCTTCAATCAAAGACTTGTAGGCATCCAATAACTCCATGTATTTACCGACCATGGCGATATTAATTTGTTTTTCTGGGTTCAATTTCGCTTGCGTCACTTTATTCCAAATATCCAGATTTGGCATATCGCAATCAAGGTTAAAATACTCAACAATTAAGTTATCTAAACCTTGGTCATTTAACATTTGTGGAATACGGTAAATAGTATCCGCATCAGGAAGGGAAATAACCGCACGCTCTTCAACGCTGGTAAACAACGCGATTTTCTTGCGCTCAGGCGCTTCGATAGAAACCTCTGAACGGCAAATCAAAATATCTGGTTGAATACCAATAGAACGAAGCTCTTTTACAGAGTGCTGAGTAGGTTTGGTTTTGGTTTCACCCGCTGTACGAATATAAGGCACCAAGGTCAAATGCATAAACAAGGCGCGACGTGGACCTAATTCTACTTTTAATTGACGGATGGCTTCTAAGAAAGGTTGTGATTCAATATCCCCAACCGTACCGCCAATTTCAACCAAGGCAACATCAGCGCCTTCGGCACCAGAAATAACACGGCGTTTGATTTCATCAGTGATGTGAGGAATAACTTGAACCGTTCCACCAAGGTATTCACCACGACGTTCTTTTTTAAGAACATGTTGATAAACACGACCGCTGGTGAAATTATTGCGCTTGCCCATTTTTGTGGAGATAAAACGCTCGTAATGGCCAAGGTCTAAATCCGTTTCGGCGCCGTCTTCTGTGACATACACTTCGCCGTGCTGGAAAGGACTCATGGTGCCAGGATCCACATTGATGTAGGGATCTAGCTTTAACATGGTGACTTTTAGACCACGAGATTCAAGGATAGCGGCCAAAGAAGCTGCTGCCAAACCTTTACCAAGAGATGAAACTACACCGCCTGTAACGAAAATATATCGTGTCGCCATGAGTGTTTAACCCGCCTTAAGATATGAAAAAATGAGATTTGAAGGCACATAACAATACACCCTCAGGACGGGGGAAAATAATAACATCACAAGGCATTCCACTCAATGTAAAACACAGTTGTTTTACATTGAGTGGAAGCTTCACATTAGGGAAAAACGCAACCCACTAAAGCGCGGCTACAAATCTAATTCTAGAATAGGTGTTTTTGAACGCGAGCAACAGGGCATAACCAGCTTGCCTTGTGCGTGTTCCTGATCGGTTAAAAAAACATCCCTATGGTCTGGAATACCCTCTATCACACCCGTTTGACACGTACCACAAACGCCCGATTCACAAGACACCGCTAGAAAAACGCCGTTTTCATCCAAAACCTCAAAGATACTTTGGTCGGCCTCAACATCAAACACCTCCCCAGTGCTGTGTATTTTGACTTTAAAAGCGGTGTTTTCACTCACTTCATCACCCAATGCCGGTGCCGCAAAAAACTCACGATGTAAACGCGCCTCAGGCCACCCCAACCTATTCGCCTGCAGTAACACATAATTAATGAAGTCAGCAGGACCACAAATATACAGCTCTGAATCAGCAAGGTGCTGAGACAGAATACGCGTCACATCCATCCGACCAGAACTCGCCACTTGGCTGTAATGAAAGTGCATCTTGTCCGCAAAAGAACTGTTTTCTAACGCATTAGAAAACGCCGCGGTTTCGGGAGACTTAGCACAATAATGAAAATCAAACGGCAAACCTACTTTTTGCAACTGTTGCGCCATGGGCAACATCGGCGTCACGCCAATACCACCCGCAATCAACAAACTATGTCGCTTTGTTTGCATCAATGGAAAATGATTCTTGGGTGCACTAACCGACAACGCATCGCCAATTTTTACTCTATGCACTTCCGCCGATCCACCTCTGGACTGGGGGTCTTTTAACACCGCAATCTCATAATACTGTGCGTCTGCCGGCAGTCGACACAATGAATATTGGCGAGTCAAGCCACTGGGCAAATGCAAATCAATGTGCGCTCCCGCTTCAAAAGCAGGCAAAGCGGAACCATCCTCACTGCCCAACACAAGACGCACCACGCCTTGCGCTTCAGTTACCACATTTCTTACCACGACCGGAATCATCTGGCACTCCTAAGCTATTATATTTAAAGGCTAGAGAGCAATCTAAGCTACTCTCTAGCTGGCACCGAATGAGATTAAAATGAAATCGTCTGCAGCGGCGCAGCAGCCTGAGATGACGCCGCGCTGACCTGCTCTTTAGATACCTGCTCTTTGGCTACCTGTTCTTTGGCAATCAATCGATCAATGACTCGTCTGGATTGCACCCCACCCGCATCAATATCCAACTTTAATAAATCATAGTCTGGAAACGCCAATAAGTTTTCTTGTTGGCGTTCAAGCACCTCTAAATCCTCAGCAAAAATGCCACCTTGCCCCTCTCGAATAGTGTCGGTTAGCGCCTGATCTTCGGGTTTAAAGTTACGCGCCATGCCCCAGAAATACCAAATAGAGGTCTCGGTTTCCGGTGTAATAAAATCCACTACCGTACTGCTGGCTTTTTTATCCGCAGGGGCGTCAAAGCCACCATTACCTGCGTGAGCAACACCCACGTCTATCATTACATGAGAAGGTGGCGAAAATCGGCAAATCTGCCAACGGTCAACTAAAACATCACCCGCCAATCCATTACCGCGCAGCGCCGCTTGCCAAAATGGCGGCGCCATAATATTTTCCATAAAACGACTGGTAATGACCTTATCCCCATCCACCGTCGTAGAAACAGGAGACTCATCGATTTCCTTTTGACCAATGCTGCTGGCGTGCACATAGGTCTCATGAGTCAAATCCATTAGGTTATCCACCATCAGGCGATAATCACAATTAATATGGTACAAGCCTCCACCATAAGCCCATTCAGGACTGACGGCCCATTCCAAGTGAGGAATCAGTGTTTTATCGGCTTGAGACTGATCACCTGGCCACACCCAAATAAAACCATAACGCTCTTCAACCGCGTAAGATTTCATGCACGGGAAACCTTTTACACGCTGCAATGGCATCTCTTTGGTTTTACCATCGGCGCCCATTTTTAAACCATGATAACCACACACCAAAAGCC contains these protein-coding regions:
- a CDS encoding CTP synthase, coding for MATRYIFVTGGVVSSLGKGLAAASLAAILESRGLKVTMLKLDPYINVDPGTMSPFQHGEVYVTEDGAETDLDLGHYERFISTKMGKRNNFTSGRVYQHVLKKERRGEYLGGTVQVIPHITDEIKRRVISGAEGADVALVEIGGTVGDIESQPFLEAIRQLKVELGPRRALFMHLTLVPYIRTAGETKTKPTQHSVKELRSIGIQPDILICRSEVSIEAPERKKIALFTSVEERAVISLPDADTIYRIPQMLNDQGLDNLIVEYFNLDCDMPNLDIWNKVTQAKLNPEKQINIAMVGKYMELLDAYKSLIEAMDHAGIHARTKVKLHYIDSESIEEKGTECLKGMDAILVPGGFGERGVEGKILTAQYARENKVPYLGICLGMQVAVIEFARNVANLAGAHSTEFNLKAENPVVGLITEWTNAEGSKEIRSEESDLGGTMRLGAQNCNLTEGTKAFEAYGKAVIKERHRHRYEVNNFYVAALEKAGLTISGHSEDNSLVEMIEIADHPWFVACQFHPEFTSTPRYGHGLFSAFVHAALKYAGKEK
- a CDS encoding PDR/VanB family oxidoreductase is translated as MIPVVVRNVVTEAQGVVRLVLGSEDGSALPAFEAGAHIDLHLPSGLTRQYSLCRLPADAQYYEIAVLKDPQSRGGSAEVHRVKIGDALSVSAPKNHFPLMQTKRHSLLIAGGIGVTPMLPMAQQLQKVGLPFDFHYCAKSPETAAFSNALENSSFADKMHFHYSQVASSGRMDVTRILSQHLADSELYICGPADFINYVLLQANRLGWPEARLHREFFAAPALGDEVSENTAFKVKIHSTGEVFDVEADQSIFEVLDENGVFLAVSCESGVCGTCQTGVIEGIPDHRDVFLTDQEHAQGKLVMPCCSRSKTPILELDL
- a CDS encoding protein-L-isoaspartate(D-aspartate) O-methyltransferase, translated to MSLDDLNWLVSNTEPRATKMIQHLRAEGIAHEELLALMGNLPRHKFVEPAFSHLAYSATPLPIGRNQTISQPLTVARMTQWLLLYARLGRVLEVGTGSGYQTRILSHFFNKVHTVERQQWLHLQAKQRLSSMGVKNVEYLFADGQTGWPHKVEMDAVIITAMASKIPLALTRCLKPQGILIMPIDHPSPQIGCWRKEGDRWKRLGTEAAFFVPLLEGMEHA
- the ispD gene encoding 2-C-methyl-D-erythritol 4-phosphate cytidylyltransferase translates to MTLPLWVIIPAAGVGQRMQASCPKQYLSLAGHTILDRTIDIFISHPLVAGVLVGISAEDAYWSDSKWCDHDSVHCFVGGKERSDTVQEGLRYLFNLTGIKQQDVLVHDAARPLLTHAALERIIHHHSEQGALLAVPSKDTVKRQQCGSAIVETTLDRNIIWLAQTPQRFPARALLDALEKAQAQGIAVTDECSAMEFMGWHPDLVVGENSNIKITLPEDVLIAEALFTYLAKKNLIKKSLAKAKAKTSPANPRLSNLNSKYHS
- the surE gene encoding 5'/3'-nucleotidase SurE, which encodes MRILIANDDGLDAVGIQTLARHLRQEYEVLVVAPDRNRSGASNSLTLTRPVQPIEVEKHQYRVDGTPTDCVNLALSGMIDGEVDIVVSGINHGANLGDDVIYSGTVAAAMEARHLGRPALAVSLVGHQHFDTAAKVVMQLLTDSHTLTLPSGILLNINVPDLPYEALKGIQVTRLGYRHKAQAPISAQHPRGLPSFWIGALSEPHDVAEGTDFCAIANGYVSITPIHTDMTCYEATSSLQQWTDTVTL
- a CDS encoding aromatic ring-hydroxylating dioxygenase subunit alpha, translated to MSQQTYPKNTWYVAATSEEVAGSKPLGRKICGESIAFYRSHDNEVAAVLDFCPHRGAALSLGYVEEGLLVCGYHGLKMGADGKTKEMPLQRVKGFPCMKSYAVEERYGFIWVWPGDQSQADKTLIPHLEWAVSPEWAYGGGLYHINCDYRLMVDNLMDLTHETYVHASSIGQKEIDESPVSTTVDGDKVITSRFMENIMAPPFWQAALRGNGLAGDVLVDRWQICRFSPPSHVMIDVGVAHAGNGGFDAPADKKASSTVVDFITPETETSIWYFWGMARNFKPEDQALTDTIREGQGGIFAEDLEVLERQQENLLAFPDYDLLKLDIDAGGVQSRRVIDRLIAKEQVAKEQVSKEQVSAASSQAAAPLQTISF
- the truD gene encoding tRNA pseudouridine(13) synthase TruD, which produces MNTEWRYAWSKPTVTGDLKTHVQDFYVEEQLGFEPDDKGEFCFVFIEKQGVNTDFLAKRLAQIAGIAPTKVTYSGVKDRHACTRQWFCLHVLNQEPDLSTIQDAFREPECVRVIAQLRHSKKLRTGAHLANRFVIRLRGINGDLDELEGRLNLIKQSGVPNYYGPQRFGINGNNLHNGKDFVLKGRQSRRKLSKTESFWLSAIRSWCFNQALSDQVENGMWMRLCDGDIAQFQHKDEQFRVKEVGALMHLSVMRGHISPVLPLISEGWEAGTGAQRELAIKTSLADDGAIVEALIAFDLSRDSRLARLVPMNMAWELLREHEGNAQLIVEFSLPKGCFATSILREMIDFTDKSAEKYHENIDRQ
- the ispF gene encoding 2-C-methyl-D-erythritol 2,4-cyclodiphosphate synthase, whose product is MMPFRVGHGFDVHKFGEGDHIVLGGVFIPYTQGLMAHSDGDVVLHALTDALLGAAALGDIGKHFPDTDAAFADADSRILLKRAYQEIQALGFYVGNVDVTIMAEAPKMRPYIDAMRANIAEDLAVDINVVNVKATTTEKLGFIGRKEGIAVEAVALIFK
- a CDS encoding septum formation initiator family protein, producing the protein MARLLLAFFICAIGYQSYHLYFGEQGVKRQEELAKQVAYQERINQRLKQRNQALRAQVENLRLGEEAVEERVRSELQYIKDGEVFYRMVNKK
- a CDS encoding DUF368 domain-containing protein; this translates as MPKWLKVYLSGVLMGAADVVPGVSGGTIAFILGVYDRLINALSGVNTASIGMLFKGDFKALWRHFDGTFLLALGAGIVTSIFLLAGVITHLLAVYPSYLWGFFFGLILASAYFLLHQIVCFSWRHFIGLIVGIAIGASLSLLVPTQLNTSLVAVFFSGMIAICAMILPGISGSFLLLMMGMYGFILSAVKTLDFVVILIFAAGALIGLLSFSKVLNYLLHHARSMTLSILTGVMLGALVKVWPWKVTQTWSLVGDKKIPLEEAPVLPWALPDFYWMEDFLLPVVFIVMGFLSVILVSYIFLRKSDK
- the eno gene encoding phosphopyruvate hydratase; amino-acid sequence: MSQIVDIKAREVLDSRGNPTVEADVILADGSVGSACAPSGASTGSREALELRDGDKSRYLGKGVLKAVAAVNGPIREALIGKDALAQAALDQIMIDLDGTENKSTFGANAILAVSLAAAKAAAISKKVPLYAHIADINGTPGVYSMPVPMMNIINGGEHADNNVDIQEFMIQPVGAPNFREALRYGAEIFHALKKVLSDRGLSTAVGDEGGFAPDLSSNAEALAVIKEAVAAAGYELGKDITLAMDCAASEFYDKEANIYDLKGEGKKFTSEEFNLFLQDLTKQYPIVSIEDGLDESDWDGFAHQTKLMGDKIQLVGDDLFVTNTKILKRGIDNGIANSILIKFNQIGSLTETLAAIKMAKDAGFTVVISHRSGETEDATIADLAVGTAAGQIKTGSLCRSDRVAKYNQLLRIEEQLGGKAPYKGRSEIKGQA
- a CDS encoding peptidoglycan DD-metalloendopeptidase family protein; its protein translation is MLHYSTKNDRTYASNNAVVSSIPSSGYHRVQSGETLFSIAFRYGLDYKELARANRIDAPYTIYPKQKIRFSGTSKTASNTANKSEPTPQPIVQTRQVTPTVLPPVVAATAPKAAATTPREVSKNDVKDEKISGNWSWPIDGKVTRGFSNAGVSSKGIDIKAEQGAMVKAAADGVVVYAGSGLIGYGNLVIVKHNDVYLSAYAYNERILVKEKQSVRAGDSLAVVGGKGEDRPLLHFEVRRDGQPIDPLNVLPKIN